Proteins encoded within one genomic window of Hevea brasiliensis isolate MT/VB/25A 57/8 chromosome 8, ASM3005281v1, whole genome shotgun sequence:
- the LOC131182318 gene encoding acyl-CoA--sterol O-acyltransferase 1-like, with protein sequence MEGELYNLFKVWFSVFASLFYCFAIGRTVPKGTARFFCFLPILCLFLLLPLNLSSIHFGGITAFFIAWLANFKLALHAFGKGPLSSSSSSDDSPSISFSCFLPVACFPIKIQQKFHPNGQDKQNPVPKKGHKSIPNYAVKGLLLAMLVRVYDYREFIHPKVILLLYCLHIYFFLELILATVAAMARALLGVELEPQFNEPYLSTSLQDFWGRRWNLMVSRILRPTVYEPLLETSAPIIGRRWAPLPAILGTFVVSAVMHELMFYYLGRVKPTWEITWFFLLHGVCLVAEVALKKAVARRWCLPRFISTPLTVGFVLVTGFWLFFPQLLRCRADVRAFEEYSAISAFLKNAGRASMFRSFNTSSNWSTP encoded by the coding sequence atggaaggagAACTGTACAACTTGTTCAAGGTATGGTTCTCAGTTTTTGCATCTCTGTTTTATTGCTTTGCCATTGGGAGGACAGTCCCGAAAGGTACTGCACGATTCTTTTGCTTCCTACCAATTCTATgcctatttcttcttcttcctctcaaccTCTCCTCCATTCATTTTGGAGGTATCACAGCTTTCTTCATTGCTTGGCTTGCAAATTTCAAGCTCGCTCTTCATGCTTTTGGTAAAGGCCCTttatcctcctcctcctcctccgacGACAGCCCATCAATCTCTTTTAGTTGTTTTCTGCCTGTTGCTTGTTTTCCTATTAAAATCCAACAAAAATTCCATCCAAATGGCCAAGATAAGCAAAACCCGGTTCCTAAAAAGGGCCATAAATCTATTCCAAATTATGCAGTGAAGGGCTTGCTTTTGGCTATGTTGGTTCGTGTATATGACTACAGGGAATTCATCCATCCTAAGGTAATCTTGCTCCTATATTGTCTTCACATATACTTTTTCCTTGAATTAATCTTAGCCACGGTGGCAGCCATGGCTCGAGCCCTGTTAGGAGTCGAGCTTGAACCACAGTTCAATGAGCCATACCTCTCAACTTCGCTTCAAGACTTCTGGGGTAGAAGATGGAATCTCATGGTCAGCAGAATCCTGCGGCCCACCGTATATGAACCCCTCCTCGAAACATCTGCTCCAATCATTGGCCGCAGGTGGGCTCCACTCCCTGCAATCTTGGGCACCTTTGTCGTGTCGGCTGTAATGCACGAGCTCATGTTCTACTACTTGGGCCGCGTGAAGCCCACGTGGGAAATCACCTGGTTCTTTCTGCTTCATGGAGTGTGTTTGGTGGCAGAGGTTGCCTTGAAGAAGGCGGTTGCCAGAAGATGGTGCTTGCCGAGGTTCATCTCAACTCCTTTGACCGTTGGGTTTGTGCTGGTGACCGGTTTTTGGCTGTTCTTTCCACAGCTTCTCAGGTGTAGAGCTGATGTTAGAGCGTTTGAGGAGTACTCGGCTATAAGCGCGTTTCTGAAGAATGCTGGTCGTGCTTCCATGTTTAGATCTTTCAACACATCAAGCAATTGGTCGACACCATAA